In the Phycisphaerae bacterium genome, one interval contains:
- a CDS encoding SIMPL domain-containing protein, producing MKPTGMKKWYPLTLSIIAVCSTNTLATGETETPYITVSGEAEVRVVPDIVVLTLGVETTDDEIANARRINAERVKKLIALAQESGVEPRQIATDFLEIEPVYDYHDGHPQRKLLYYRARITLAITLDKIEGFDDLVVSALENGATHIHQIQFRTSELRKHRDRARSLAIRAAREKADALAGELGQVVSRPLNINEGGSNWWSWYGSSWWGGGRVSTMSQNSIMNAPGPGIGGEEGIAPGTISVTASVSVRFEMGPGGTPGDH from the coding sequence ATGAAACCAACAGGTATGAAGAAATGGTATCCACTGACCTTGTCGATTATCGCGGTTTGCTCAACGAATACACTTGCAACTGGTGAGACGGAGACTCCCTATATCACAGTTTCAGGCGAAGCAGAGGTGCGGGTTGTTCCTGACATCGTTGTACTGACACTCGGCGTCGAGACAACCGATGATGAAATTGCCAACGCCCGCAGGATTAACGCAGAGCGCGTCAAGAAGTTGATTGCACTGGCCCAAGAATCCGGCGTCGAGCCACGGCAGATTGCAACCGATTTTCTTGAGATCGAACCGGTATACGACTACCACGACGGTCACCCCCAACGGAAGCTGCTCTATTACCGGGCCCGCATCACGTTAGCCATCACGCTCGACAAGATCGAGGGATTCGACGACTTGGTCGTCTCTGCTTTGGAGAACGGAGCAACCCACATTCACCAAATCCAGTTTCGGACTTCTGAACTTCGCAAGCACCGTGACAGAGCTCGTTCTTTGGCGATCCGCGCAGCACGAGAAAAGGCGGATGCATTGGCCGGCGAATTGGGGCAAGTGGTTAGCCGCCCCCTCAATATCAATGAAGGCGGTTCGAATTGGTGGTCTTGGTACGGGAGTTCCTGGTGGGGGGGCGGACGAGTATCCACCATGTCGCAGAATTCTATCATGAACGCGCCCGGACCTGGCATTGGTGGCGAAGAGGGCATAGCGCCCGGGACGATTTCCGTAACGGCGAGCGTGAGCGTGAGATTTGAAATGGGACCGGGAGGAACCCCCGGCGATCATTGA
- a CDS encoding response regulator, with the protein MKILLVDDSRTIRNIQKNVLKQLGFTDVAEAEDGVQALARFAESKPDLALVDWNMPNMDGITLIRKIRETDKSTVLIMCTTEAEKSRVLEAIKAGVNNYIVKPFTVESLGEKITQTMAKRTAGAGA; encoded by the coding sequence GTGAAAATCCTCCTGGTCGACGACTCGCGGACCATCCGCAACATTCAGAAGAACGTGCTGAAGCAGCTCGGCTTCACCGACGTGGCGGAGGCCGAAGACGGCGTGCAGGCCCTGGCCCGGTTCGCGGAGAGCAAGCCGGACCTGGCGCTGGTGGATTGGAACATGCCGAACATGGACGGCATCACGCTGATCAGGAAGATCCGCGAGACGGACAAGTCGACGGTGCTGATCATGTGCACGACGGAGGCGGAGAAGAGCCGCGTGCTGGAAGCGATCAAGGCCGGGGTGAACAACTACATCGTGAAGCCCTTCACGGTCGAGTCCCTCGGGGAGAAGATCACGCAGACGATGGCAAAGCGGACGGCCGGGGCGGGGGCGTAA
- a CDS encoding chemotaxis protein CheX translates to MDVRYINAFAKSIRNTFETMCSLPITMGKPELKTGVDPSSDVTGVIGFSGDAAGSVVLHFRFDAASKIASRFAGIDITPQHPDFADAVGELANMVAGGAKAHFEGLDISISLPSVIVGEKHNVSASRSSPRLIIPCTTEAGVFHVEVGMVLKKAGAAVAPATAGATA, encoded by the coding sequence ATGGACGTCCGATATATCAACGCGTTCGCCAAGTCGATCCGGAATACGTTCGAGACCATGTGCTCCCTGCCGATCACCATGGGCAAGCCGGAGCTGAAAACGGGCGTTGATCCGTCCAGCGACGTAACCGGTGTCATCGGGTTTTCCGGTGATGCGGCGGGCAGCGTGGTTCTGCACTTCCGATTCGACGCGGCCTCGAAAATCGCGAGCCGTTTCGCGGGGATCGACATCACGCCGCAGCATCCGGATTTTGCCGATGCGGTCGGCGAACTGGCCAACATGGTGGCGGGCGGGGCCAAGGCGCATTTCGAGGGCCTGGACATCAGCATTTCGCTGCCGAGCGTCATCGTCGGGGAGAAGCACAATGTCTCGGCGTCGAGGAGTTCGCCGCGTCTGATCATTCCCTGTACGACGGAAGCCGGCGTGTTTCACGTTGAGGTCGGCATGGTTCTCAAGAAGGCGGGCGCAGCAGTGGCCCCCGCAACCGCAGGAGCAACGGCGTGA
- a CDS encoding response regulator — MGGMAYMNEGSATQHVIRTVRLDDVGVGKILDTLDEADVTNGSDASVVRYRYRLKALVLHIQQLGASETFHYLVPTRKLSHVDLCFLFGGFIHPGTRCMAQLITPHGTWNNAAGEVVSCRYVSNNIHDVMMCFDQHVDPSVYCAEAVDSRVLVVEDDPSEAKLLAFHLQKLNAKVEIVGDGQQALEMVQSHTFDLILMDILLPNLDGIEAVKELRKRGYSGTVVAATSLTAPEDRDRCLAAGFDRYLAKPVSRTELATVMASLREEPLFSSLMDSPGMEPLIDEFVQGLPGRIRVLEEARMHGDLEGVKQVARMLKAQGSGFGFDPITDAAGKIEKAVLAGSALQTLGDDITQLIRLCMQARSSTRAE, encoded by the coding sequence ATGGGGGGTATGGCCTACATGAACGAGGGCAGCGCCACGCAGCATGTCATCCGCACCGTTCGGCTGGATGACGTCGGCGTGGGGAAAATCCTTGATACGCTCGACGAAGCGGATGTCACCAACGGTTCCGATGCCAGCGTGGTCCGCTACCGGTATCGGCTCAAGGCGCTGGTTCTGCACATCCAGCAACTGGGAGCCAGCGAGACCTTTCATTATCTCGTGCCCACCCGGAAGCTCTCTCACGTCGACCTCTGCTTTCTGTTCGGCGGATTCATCCATCCCGGCACGCGCTGCATGGCCCAGCTCATCACGCCGCACGGTACTTGGAACAACGCGGCGGGTGAGGTCGTCAGTTGCCGTTACGTTTCCAACAACATCCACGACGTCATGATGTGCTTTGACCAGCACGTCGACCCCTCGGTCTATTGTGCCGAGGCCGTGGACTCCCGTGTCCTCGTGGTCGAGGACGATCCTTCGGAAGCGAAGCTGCTGGCGTTCCACCTGCAGAAACTCAATGCCAAAGTCGAAATCGTCGGCGACGGGCAGCAGGCCTTGGAAATGGTCCAGAGTCACACGTTTGATCTGATCCTCATGGACATCCTTCTGCCGAACCTGGACGGCATCGAAGCCGTCAAGGAACTCCGCAAGAGGGGATACAGCGGAACGGTGGTTGCCGCGACCTCTCTGACGGCCCCCGAGGATCGCGATCGCTGCCTGGCCGCCGGGTTCGACCGCTATCTGGCCAAACCTGTTTCGAGAACGGAGCTGGCCACGGTCATGGCATCGCTCCGCGAGGAGCCGCTGTTCAGCAGCCTGATGGACAGCCCCGGCATGGAACCGTTGATCGACGAATTCGTGCAGGGTCTGCCGGGGCGAATCCGCGTGTTGGAAGAGGCCCGCATGCACGGCGACCTGGAAGGGGTCAAGCAGGTGGCCCGCATGCTCAAGGCGCAGGGCAGTGGATTCGGGTTCGATCCCATCACAGACGCCGCCGGCAAGATCGAGAAAGCGGTTCTTGCGGGCAGTGCACTCCAGACCCTGGGAGATGACATCACCCAGCTCATTCGACTCTGCATGCAGGCCCGCAGCAGCACCCGGGCGGAATAA
- a CDS encoding phosphoadenylyl-sulfate reductase, with amino-acid sequence MEMELRESRPILSINEDTPTDEFIAWSLERFAGQNMVMTTSFGMEGCALIDMYARHGRPLTVIYLDTMFFFEETYRLRDRMAERYPHLTLVNKGTEFTPEEQERQFGPALWKSQPDLCCRIRKVDPMFGAMEGVDVWITGLRRSQSSTRANIKLIDWDWKYHVLKISPLANWERPQIWEYIQKHDVPFNELHLKGYPTVGCTHCTQPVEGSKVGEYSRDGRWAGQGKTECGLHGGAGI; translated from the coding sequence GTGGAAATGGAGCTTCGAGAATCGCGCCCGATTCTGTCCATCAACGAGGACACGCCGACCGATGAGTTCATTGCCTGGTCGCTGGAACGCTTCGCGGGCCAGAACATGGTGATGACGACGTCGTTCGGAATGGAAGGATGCGCCCTGATCGACATGTATGCACGGCACGGGCGGCCCCTGACCGTGATCTATCTCGATACGATGTTTTTCTTCGAGGAAACGTATCGCCTTCGTGACCGGATGGCCGAGCGCTATCCGCACCTGACGCTCGTCAACAAGGGCACGGAATTCACGCCCGAAGAGCAGGAACGGCAATTCGGACCCGCCCTGTGGAAGAGCCAGCCGGACCTTTGCTGCCGCATCCGCAAGGTCGATCCGATGTTCGGGGCGATGGAAGGTGTGGACGTCTGGATCACGGGGCTGCGGCGGAGCCAATCGTCGACGAGAGCGAACATCAAGCTGATCGACTGGGACTGGAAGTACCATGTCCTGAAGATCAGCCCGCTGGCCAACTGGGAACGTCCGCAGATCTGGGAGTATATTCAGAAGCACGATGTGCCTTTCAATGAATTGCATCTCAAGGGATATCCGACGGTGGGATGCACGCATTGCACGCAGCCGGTCGAAGGATCGAAAGTGGGTGAATACTCGCGCGACGGTCGCTGGGCCGGCCAGGGCAAGACCGAGTGCGGTCTGCACGGCGGTGCCGGTATCTGA
- a CDS encoding NADPH-dependent assimilatory sulfite reductase hemoprotein subunit translates to MSDSPQEKESKVEAVKRASRHLRGTIAETLASDATHFAKQDEPLLKFHGTYQQDDRDVRHERRKQKLEEAYQFMVRVAIPGGVLDADQYLALDALAERYGGGSLRATTRQGFQFHGILKKNLKATIKGINDALLTTIAACGDVERNVMACPAPLPDAAHETLRRVSREIAVALRPSTRAYHEIWLNGEKHLTSEPSADEEPFYGETYLPRKFKTGVGLADDNCVDIYSYDVGHVLLLDGSRVRGFNVLVGGGMGMTHGKADTFAQIAQPLGFVGPEHAVEATRVIAAIFRDHGNRADRRHARLKYLIAEWGMERFREEFRKRASFPLEPWVEIPRPGFHNHLGRHEQGGGKLFYGIYIDNGRIRDFDHARIKTALREIVSRHKPGLRVTAEQNILLTDLSETQIADIESILHANGMKTAGELPLARLDSMACPALPTCGLAMADSERVMPGVMSQFEEALAELGLEGEPITIRMTGCPNGCARPYSADIGLVGRRPGLYHVYVGGSLSGDRLSDLYAADVEMDGIVPLVRPLLQSWAKRRSAGEGLGDFYQRLLQRRDIRTTLTGGEEPTMETLRPLL, encoded by the coding sequence ATGAGCGACAGCCCGCAGGAAAAGGAATCCAAGGTCGAAGCGGTGAAGCGGGCCAGCCGGCACCTCCGCGGGACGATCGCCGAGACGCTCGCTTCCGACGCGACCCACTTCGCCAAGCAGGACGAGCCCCTGCTGAAGTTCCACGGAACGTATCAACAGGACGACCGCGACGTCCGCCACGAGCGACGCAAGCAGAAGCTGGAGGAGGCCTACCAGTTCATGGTTCGCGTGGCCATTCCCGGCGGCGTTCTCGATGCCGACCAGTATCTCGCACTGGATGCATTGGCGGAGCGCTACGGGGGCGGCTCGCTTCGAGCGACCACGCGGCAGGGTTTTCAGTTTCACGGCATTCTCAAGAAGAACCTCAAGGCCACGATCAAGGGCATCAACGACGCCCTCTTGACCACCATTGCCGCCTGTGGCGATGTGGAGCGCAACGTCATGGCCTGCCCGGCACCGCTGCCGGATGCCGCGCACGAGACGCTGCGCCGCGTTTCGCGCGAAATCGCCGTCGCCCTTCGGCCGAGCACACGCGCGTATCATGAAATCTGGCTCAACGGAGAAAAGCACCTTACGAGCGAGCCCTCGGCGGATGAAGAGCCGTTTTACGGCGAAACCTATCTGCCGCGCAAGTTCAAGACCGGCGTCGGCCTGGCGGACGACAATTGTGTCGACATTTACTCGTACGACGTGGGCCACGTGCTCCTGCTCGACGGTTCGCGCGTGCGGGGCTTCAACGTGCTTGTCGGCGGGGGCATGGGCATGACCCACGGCAAGGCCGACACGTTCGCGCAGATCGCGCAGCCGCTGGGATTCGTCGGGCCGGAGCACGCCGTGGAGGCGACGCGCGTGATCGCGGCCATCTTTCGCGACCACGGAAACCGGGCGGACCGTCGTCACGCGCGCCTCAAGTACCTTATTGCCGAATGGGGCATGGAGCGCTTCCGCGAGGAATTCCGGAAACGGGCTTCGTTCCCGCTCGAGCCGTGGGTGGAGATTCCCCGTCCGGGTTTCCACAACCACCTCGGCCGGCATGAGCAGGGCGGCGGGAAACTGTTCTACGGCATCTATATCGACAACGGTCGTATCCGCGACTTCGATCACGCGCGCATCAAGACGGCGCTTCGCGAGATTGTATCCCGGCACAAGCCGGGGCTGCGCGTGACCGCGGAGCAGAACATCCTCTTGACCGATCTTTCGGAAACCCAAATCGCGGACATTGAGAGCATTCTCCACGCGAACGGAATGAAGACGGCCGGGGAACTGCCGCTTGCCCGTCTGGACTCCATGGCCTGCCCGGCGCTGCCAACGTGCGGTCTGGCGATGGCGGATTCGGAGCGGGTCATGCCGGGCGTCATGTCGCAGTTCGAGGAAGCGCTGGCCGAGCTGGGACTCGAGGGAGAGCCGATTACCATTCGCATGACGGGGTGCCCGAACGGGTGCGCGCGGCCGTACAGCGCCGACATCGGACTCGTGGGACGGCGCCCGGGGCTCTATCACGTCTACGTGGGCGGGAGTCTCTCGGGAGATCGCCTGTCCGACTTGTACGCCGCCGACGTGGAGATGGACGGGATTGTTCCACTCGTTCGCCCGCTCCTTCAAAGCTGGGCGAAGCGCCGCAGCGCCGGCGAGGGGCTGGGGGACTTTTACCAGCGGCTCCTTCAGCGCAGGGACATCCGCACGACGCTGACCGGCGGCGAAGAGCCCACGATGGAGACCTTGCGCCCGCTTCTTTGA
- the cobA gene encoding uroporphyrinogen-III C-methyltransferase, with protein sequence MPRRGVVYIVGAGPGDPGLITVRGLELLGRADVILHDRLVTDEILALAHRDARRIAVCTLGSDSATRQSRIHELFVEYAAAGQTVVRLKGGDPFVFGRGFEEVRACRDAGIPCVVVPGVSSVIAGPAAAGIPLTDRNLVRTVAFVTGRISPDAEAPPIDFAALASMDTLVVLMGRENLGAISRTLIKAGKNPATPAACVERATTPEQRVIVSTLVDLPAVADREGLTSPTVIVVGPVAALAEEAKDVCAMFMVEQSSQSPLSP encoded by the coding sequence ATACCTCGCAGGGGCGTCGTGTACATCGTCGGAGCCGGTCCCGGTGATCCGGGTTTGATCACGGTCCGCGGGCTTGAATTGCTCGGCCGAGCCGACGTGATTCTCCATGACCGTCTGGTTACGGACGAGATTCTTGCGCTTGCCCATCGTGACGCTCGGCGCATCGCCGTTTGCACCCTCGGTTCGGATTCCGCCACGCGCCAGAGCCGCATCCACGAGTTGTTCGTTGAGTACGCGGCCGCGGGGCAGACCGTGGTCCGGCTCAAGGGCGGCGACCCGTTCGTGTTCGGGAGAGGGTTCGAAGAGGTCCGGGCCTGTCGCGATGCGGGCATTCCGTGCGTGGTTGTGCCGGGGGTTTCAAGCGTGATTGCCGGACCGGCCGCCGCGGGCATTCCACTAACCGATCGCAACCTGGTTCGCACGGTGGCTTTCGTCACTGGACGCATTTCGCCCGACGCCGAAGCGCCGCCCATCGATTTTGCGGCGCTTGCGTCGATGGACACGCTCGTGGTGCTCATGGGCCGCGAGAACCTCGGTGCCATCTCCCGGACACTGATCAAGGCCGGAAAGAATCCGGCCACGCCCGCTGCCTGCGTGGAACGTGCTACGACGCCCGAGCAGCGCGTGATCGTGTCGACGCTGGTCGACCTTCCGGCGGTCGCCGATCGCGAAGGCCTCACCTCTCCGACGGTCATCGTGGTCGGTCCTGTGGCGGCGCTGGCGGAAGAGGCCAAGGATGTCTGTGCGATGTTCATGGTCGAGCAGTCCAGCCAATCCCCGCTTTCCCCGTGA
- a CDS encoding NUDIX hydrolase: MIRFVRETPGCFERSNAVGHMTGAAWLLSRDGRRVLLHQHRKLGKWLQLGGHADGDPDLLRVAMREAREESGIQGIEAVHTAIFDVDVHEIPARGDRPAHLHFDVRFLLRVTGSEAYQRSEESFALAWMTGEEIDVLDTDESVRRMNRKWKSAPLPAPCTGPIA; encoded by the coding sequence ATGATCCGCTTCGTGCGCGAGACGCCGGGCTGCTTCGAGCGATCCAACGCGGTGGGGCACATGACCGGTGCGGCCTGGTTGCTCAGCCGGGACGGTCGGCGCGTGCTTCTCCATCAGCACCGCAAGCTGGGCAAATGGCTTCAGCTCGGCGGCCACGCGGACGGCGATCCCGATCTGCTTCGCGTGGCCATGCGCGAAGCGCGGGAGGAATCGGGCATTCAGGGGATTGAGGCGGTTCACACGGCGATTTTCGACGTGGACGTGCATGAAATTCCGGCGCGCGGTGACCGCCCCGCACACCTGCACTTCGACGTGCGTTTTCTTCTTCGCGTAACCGGGAGCGAGGCTTATCAAAGGAGCGAGGAATCTTTCGCCCTGGCCTGGATGACCGGAGAGGAAATCGACGTTCTCGATACCGACGAGTCGGTGCGCCGGATGAACCGGAAGTGGAAGTCAGCGCCGTTGCCTGCGCCGTGTACCGGACCGATAGCGTGA
- a CDS encoding prepilin-type N-terminal cleavage/methylation domain-containing protein has translation MIPRPIQAGLPRFRAAFSLLEMLVVIGIIGALLSILIPGLTSARRQAYRTVCSSNIRQLNIANELYAQSSQGRYCPGMAERRKNLHRWHGSRKRVNDPFDPASGPLASFLGADALIRECPAFPAEEIARSSGGFERGAGGFGYNSSYIGTESRYFPTGEAVIVNDRLGVLRDRVARPAETLMFADTAFAANTLIEYSFIEPRFHPQYPTARPDPSIHFRHAGKANAAWCDGHIDAHERTFTWSSGFYPADPARWNIGWFGERDDNSLFDLN, from the coding sequence GTGATTCCTCGACCAATCCAGGCAGGCCTCCCCCGCTTCCGCGCGGCCTTCTCCCTCCTGGAGATGCTGGTCGTGATAGGGATCATTGGGGCCTTGCTTTCGATCCTGATCCCCGGCTTGACCTCCGCCCGGCGGCAGGCGTACAGAACCGTCTGTAGTTCGAACATCCGTCAATTGAATATCGCCAATGAGCTCTACGCCCAGTCCAGCCAGGGACGCTATTGCCCCGGCATGGCCGAACGCCGCAAGAACCTCCATCGCTGGCACGGATCGAGAAAGCGCGTCAATGATCCATTCGATCCGGCCTCTGGTCCGCTCGCTTCGTTTCTTGGGGCGGATGCGCTGATCCGTGAATGCCCGGCCTTTCCCGCCGAGGAAATTGCACGGTCCAGCGGCGGCTTCGAACGCGGCGCCGGAGGATTCGGATACAACTCGTCCTACATTGGAACGGAATCACGCTACTTCCCGACCGGTGAGGCCGTCATCGTGAACGATCGTCTGGGCGTGCTCCGAGACCGCGTTGCCCGCCCGGCCGAGACGCTCATGTTCGCTGACACCGCGTTCGCAGCCAATACACTCATCGAGTACAGCTTCATTGAACCACGCTTCCATCCGCAGTATCCGACGGCACGGCCCGATCCTTCCATTCATTTCCGCCACGCCGGCAAGGCAAATGCAGCCTGGTGCGACGGGCACATCGACGCTCACGAGCGGACGTTCACGTGGTCCAGCGGGTTCTATCCTGCCGACCCCGCGCGATGGAACATCGGCTGGTTCGGCGAGCGGGACGACAACAGCCTCTTCGACTTGAATTGA
- a CDS encoding saccharopine dehydrogenase NADP-binding domain-containing protein → MKTRAVVLGCGMVGATMARDLAADAAFEVTVADVREGNLRRLGQNPTIHTRCIDLAEEARVREFVAEFDLVLGAMPSALGFQTLRAVVDAGKRYADISFMSENAFDLSDRAKASGAVAVIDCGVAPGFSNMIAGYEASVLDKTLRADIFVGGLPKARMLPFQYKAPFAPSDVIEEYTRPARLVENGQVITRPALSESEPLDFPAIGTLEAFNTDGLRSLIFTMNIPHMREKTLRYPGHIDLMRAFRETGLFEKEPIDVAGINVRPIDLTARLLFPKWTYQPGEEEFTVLRAYVEGVRGGHSVRIAYDLYDETDRPTGTTSMARTTAFPCTAMARMLASERFHEPGVWAPEQVAARPGLFETVLRELRDRGVRISREESVLPHG, encoded by the coding sequence ATGAAGACCAGGGCAGTCGTGCTGGGTTGCGGGATGGTCGGAGCGACGATGGCTCGTGATCTTGCCGCCGATGCGGCGTTCGAGGTCACTGTGGCGGATGTCCGCGAGGGCAACCTGCGCCGACTCGGTCAAAACCCAACGATCCACACACGCTGTATCGATCTCGCTGAAGAGGCTCGCGTCCGTGAATTCGTGGCGGAGTTTGATCTTGTTCTGGGGGCCATGCCCTCCGCGCTCGGATTCCAGACCCTGCGCGCTGTGGTCGATGCCGGCAAGCGCTACGCGGACATATCCTTCATGTCCGAGAACGCCTTCGACCTCTCGGACCGCGCGAAGGCGAGCGGTGCCGTCGCCGTGATCGACTGCGGCGTCGCCCCCGGCTTTTCGAACATGATCGCGGGTTACGAGGCTTCTGTTCTTGATAAGACGCTCCGGGCCGACATCTTCGTCGGCGGGTTGCCCAAAGCCCGCATGCTTCCTTTCCAATACAAGGCGCCTTTCGCTCCGAGCGATGTCATCGAGGAGTACACGCGCCCGGCGCGCCTCGTGGAGAACGGTCAGGTCATTACCCGCCCGGCGCTTTCTGAATCGGAGCCGCTCGACTTCCCGGCAATCGGCACGCTCGAAGCCTTCAATACCGACGGGCTCCGCAGCCTGATCTTCACCATGAATATTCCCCACATGCGGGAAAAGACGCTGCGCTATCCCGGACACATCGACCTGATGCGGGCGTTCCGGGAAACGGGTCTCTTCGAGAAAGAGCCGATCGACGTCGCCGGCATCAACGTCCGGCCGATCGATCTGACCGCGAGACTCCTCTTTCCGAAATGGACCTATCAACCCGGCGAGGAGGAGTTCACCGTGTTGCGAGCGTACGTCGAGGGCGTTCGCGGAGGTCATTCGGTCCGCATCGCATATGACCTGTACGACGAGACCGACCGCCCCACGGGTACGACTTCGATGGCTCGAACCACGGCCTTCCCCTGCACGGCCATGGCCCGCATGTTGGCATCCGAGCGCTTTCACGAGCCAGGCGTCTGGGCGCCGGAGCAGGTGGCGGCACGTCCCGGCCTCTTCGAGACTGTCTTGCGGGAGTTGCGCGATCGCGGCGTTCGCATCTCGCGCGAGGAATCCGTCCTCCCGCACGGATGA
- a CDS encoding DMT family transporter, with product MPAGAASLAVDDHLAETRRQRIGIVVLFLAGLFWSLNGVLIKLVYDEGRGPGGVTIAFYRSLFAGLFLIPLAWRGFRTLRRPQRAQSQAQPLLSLRPAAWSCVLYFTLMTVCFVVANTRTEALNAIILQYTSTFWVFGLSPWILKERAAGRDIWILVLAIIGVGMIFGGGASGDLFGLMNALGAGLFFALLTLMIRRMKDANSAAVTTLNNLGSALLILPFAALVDGLGLSARSLLLLVLLGVIQFGLPYYLYTLGLARVQAYRASLITMVEPVLVPVWTFLVIGEVPPTWNLAGAGVIFLALLIFLISAGRAPPALARIAESPVRANEPKEHR from the coding sequence ATGCCGGCCGGAGCTGCATCACTTGCTGTTGACGATCATCTTGCCGAAACGCGCCGCCAGCGTATCGGTATCGTAGTCCTCTTTCTGGCCGGGCTGTTCTGGAGCCTCAACGGCGTTCTGATCAAACTGGTCTATGACGAAGGACGCGGCCCGGGCGGCGTGACCATCGCCTTCTACCGTTCGCTCTTTGCTGGGCTGTTTCTCATTCCGCTGGCCTGGAGAGGCTTTCGCACGTTGCGTCGCCCTCAGCGCGCGCAAAGCCAGGCGCAACCCCTGCTATCGCTCAGACCGGCTGCGTGGAGCTGCGTTCTTTATTTCACGCTCATGACCGTTTGCTTCGTCGTGGCCAATACGCGGACCGAAGCGCTCAACGCCATCATCCTGCAATACACCTCGACATTCTGGGTGTTCGGCCTTTCCCCATGGATCCTCAAGGAGCGCGCCGCCGGCCGCGACATCTGGATACTCGTTCTCGCCATCATCGGCGTGGGCATGATCTTCGGAGGCGGAGCAAGCGGCGATCTCTTCGGCCTGATGAACGCACTCGGTGCGGGGCTTTTCTTTGCGTTGCTGACGCTTATGATTCGTCGCATGAAGGATGCCAACTCCGCGGCCGTTACGACGCTGAACAACCTGGGGTCGGCACTTCTGATTCTGCCGTTCGCGGCATTGGTGGACGGGCTGGGCCTCTCCGCTCGGTCACTGCTCCTGCTCGTTCTGCTCGGTGTGATCCAGTTCGGACTCCCCTACTATCTCTACACACTGGGTCTGGCCCGCGTTCAGGCCTACCGAGCCTCGCTGATTACCATGGTCGAACCCGTGCTCGTCCCGGTTTGGACGTTTCTCGTCATCGGTGAAGTTCCGCCGACGTGGAATCTGGCCGGCGCCGGCGTTATCTTCCTGGCACTATTGATATTTCTGATTTCGGCGGGACGCGCGCCGCCCGCGCTGGCGCGGATCGCGGAGAGTCCGGTCCGGGCGAATGAACCAAAGGAACACCGATGA